In Herpetosiphonaceae bacterium, the sequence GCTTAATCAGTTGACCTGCCCCGCCTCCTTTACGATGGACTCCAATGGTCTGGCCTCCGGAAATCACTTTTTAGAAGCGCTGCTCTCCGGTCTGTACGAGCTGATTGAGCGTGATGGCGTGTCCTGTCATAGCGAGGCCGAGCGGTATGGATGGCAGAAAAGGCGGATCACGCTGGAGAGCATCGCGGATCAGACGATCCAGCAGATCATCGCCATGCTGCGCGCGAAAGAGCTTGTTCCGATTATTCTGGATTGTACAACCGATATTGGCGTTCCCACCTTCGAGGCGTATCTTTACGACATGCGATCGAACGTCGTTCCGATCTCGCATGGCTATGGCGCGCATCTCAACCCGGCAGTAGCGATCACGCGCGCGCTCACGGAAGCGGTCCAGGCGCGAACGCTGATTATTTCGGGCGCGCGCGATGATTTATTCAAGGATATTTATCGCGCGAATCGCATCCGGTATACCTCGCTGGTCAAACACGTCGAATCCAAGGCCGATAGCGTACCGCTGAGCTACACCAATGTCGGCCACGCGACCTTCGAGGAAGATGCGTATCTGCTGATAGAGCGATTGAAACAGGCCGGGCTGGAGCAGGTGATTGTGTTCGACCTTTCACCGGAAACAATCGACATCAGCGTCTTACGAGTAATCGTGCCCGGCCTTGAGGGATACTACTATTACGGCTACAACCCCAGGTGGCGGGCATACCGTTTTATCGAGCAGGTTTGCGACGCATCTACCGTAGCCCGGATCAAGAGCAGTACGCTCGCACGCGAGGCATCGACCCACTCTCCGGCAGGAGGAATCATTTAATGCTGCAACCAGCAGAGATCGTCGTTTTTTTAGGCCCGTCGCTGCCACTGGCCGAGGCGAAAAAGATCCGCAACGCAACCTTCCTGCCTCCAGCGGAGCAAGGCGATCTGCTGGGTGTGGTGAACGACTTTAAGCCCCGCGTGATCGGCTTGATCGATGGCGTCTTTCTTTCCAAACCTGCGGTCTGGCACAAAGAAATTTTGTACGCCCTTACCTGCGGCATCCATGTCTATGGTGCCAGCAGCATGGGAGCGCTGCGTGCGGCTGAGCTATCCGCGTTTGGCATGCGCGGCGTCGGCGAGATTTTTAAGAAATTTGCCAGCGGCGAATTCCTCGACGATGACGAAGTAGCGCTGGTGCATGGCGACGCCGACACCAACTATC encodes:
- a CDS encoding YcaO-like family protein, whose product is LNQLTCPASFTMDSNGLASGNHFLEALLSGLYELIERDGVSCHSEAERYGWQKRRITLESIADQTIQQIIAMLRAKELVPIILDCTTDIGVPTFEAYLYDMRSNVVPISHGYGAHLNPAVAITRALTEAVQARTLIISGARDDLFKDIYRANRIRYTSLVKHVESKADSVPLSYTNVGHATFEEDAYLLIERLKQAGLEQVIVFDLSPETIDISVLRVIVPGLEGYYYYGYNPRWRAYRFIEQVCDASTVARIKSSTLAREASTHSPAGGII